From Anaeromicrobium sediminis, a single genomic window includes:
- a CDS encoding sensor histidine kinase, which translates to MSIRTRLILSYIGMILIPMILIYLFYGMLGSLVFNDELNYYEKANPVKLMGRSVYKGEKILRKLNIDYINNKEKLKDINYLKSFDKELDEVFLGMVVKENGETKYVSDILNEERILTNIPDFGENADMQYDTIEKHGFVVGAQRDFIIDDSNMSIYLIADVLEGRTIIKKIEIYTLAIATLAVLIVAFGLTFSMYRGIIKPIEKLKNGTSQIKKGNLDHNIEEHGNDEMGELIRDFEDMRLRLRHARDMHIKYEANRKNLISNISHDLKTPIMSIKGYIEGIKDGVAKSPEKMDKYINTIYDKTNHMENLINELFLFSKLDLNKVDFDFQTIDIVKYLKYCVEDLSFDMEKTGGIIEFNQKNEEIMVIADLQKLQRIILNIIQNSMKYKSEKNLVVEINIKEYEDLVKIEIKDNGKGISKEDLPYIFDRFYRADKSRNTSIGGSGLGLAISKEIIKAHGGDIWAESEINEGTSIFFSIRKC; encoded by the coding sequence ATGTCTATAAGAACTAGGCTTATACTCTCATACATAGGGATGATTCTCATCCCTATGATTCTCATTTATCTTTTTTATGGTATGTTAGGTAGTTTAGTATTTAATGATGAATTAAATTATTATGAAAAGGCAAATCCAGTTAAATTGATGGGAAGAAGTGTATATAAGGGTGAGAAAATTTTAAGGAAACTAAATATAGATTATATTAATAATAAGGAAAAACTAAAGGATATAAATTATTTAAAATCCTTTGATAAGGAACTAGATGAAGTATTTTTAGGTATGGTTGTAAAGGAGAATGGAGAAACAAAATATGTTTCAGATATATTAAATGAAGAGAGAATACTAACTAACATACCTGACTTTGGTGAAAATGCAGATATGCAATATGACACTATTGAAAAACATGGATTTGTAGTAGGAGCCCAAAGGGATTTCATAATAGATGATTCTAATATGAGTATTTATCTTATAGCTGACGTATTAGAAGGAAGAACCATCATAAAAAAAATTGAAATATATACCTTAGCAATAGCTACCTTAGCGGTATTAATAGTAGCTTTTGGTTTAACTTTTTCCATGTATAGGGGAATAATAAAACCTATTGAAAAATTAAAAAATGGAACTAGCCAGATTAAAAAAGGTAATTTAGATCACAATATTGAAGAACATGGAAATGATGAGATGGGAGAATTAATAAGAGATTTTGAAGATATGAGATTGAGGTTAAGACACGCTAGGGATATGCATATTAAGTATGAAGCCAATAGAAAAAACCTAATATCTAATATATCCCATGATTTAAAAACTCCCATAATGTCCATAAAAGGATATATAGAGGGAATAAAAGATGGAGTTGCAAAATCTCCAGAAAAAATGGACAAATATATAAATACCATATATGATAAAACTAACCACATGGAGAACCTAATAAATGAGTTGTTTTTATTTTCAAAGCTTGATTTAAATAAGGTTGATTTTGATTTTCAAACTATTGACATAGTAAAATATTTAAAATACTGTGTTGAAGATTTAAGTTTTGATATGGAAAAGACAGGTGGAATTATAGAGTTTAATCAGAAAAATGAAGAAATTATGGTAATAGCAGATTTACAAAAACTTCAGCGTATAATACTAAACATTATACAAAATTCCATGAAGTATAAATCAGAAAAAAATTTAGTAGTAGAAATAAATATTAAAGAATATGAAGACCTTGTTAAAATTGAAATTAAAGATAATGGAAAGGGCATAAGCAAAGAGGACCTTCCATATATTTTTGATAGATTCTATAGGGCAGACAAATCTAGAAATACATCCATTGGCGGAAGCGGATTAGGCTTGGCCATATCTAAGGAGATTATAAAGGCTCATGGTGGAGATATATGGGCTGAAAGTGAGATAAATGAAGGGACTAGTATATTTTTCTCCATAAGAAAATGTTAA
- a CDS encoding response regulator transcription factor: MKKILIIEDDISIAELEKDYLEINDFEVEIETSGQAGLDRALKGKFDLIILDLMLPEIDGFKICKSLRNDIDIPILMVSAKGEGIDKIRGLGLGADDYITKPFSPSELVARVKAHLGRYERLTNKSVSNNKNIEINGLVIDNYSKRAYVNDKEVNLSSKEFDILELLGKNPNRVFSKEEIFERIWGLDSFGDISTVTVHIRKIREKIEADPSNPQYIETLWGLGYRIKDKNN; this comes from the coding sequence ATGAAGAAAATATTAATTATTGAAGATGATATAAGTATTGCCGAATTGGAAAAGGACTATTTAGAAATCAATGACTTTGAAGTTGAAATAGAAACAAGTGGTCAAGCAGGACTAGATAGGGCATTAAAGGGAAAGTTTGACTTAATAATATTAGATTTGATGCTTCCAGAAATAGATGGATTTAAAATATGCAAATCTTTAAGAAATGATATAGATATTCCAATACTGATGGTTTCTGCTAAGGGAGAGGGAATAGATAAAATAAGAGGATTAGGCCTTGGTGCAGATGATTATATAACCAAACCATTTAGTCCAAGTGAATTGGTGGCTAGGGTTAAAGCTCATCTTGGAAGATATGAACGCCTTACTAATAAGAGTGTAAGTAATAATAAAAATATAGAGATTAATGGATTAGTTATAGATAATTACTCAAAGCGAGCTTATGTAAACGACAAGGAAGTAAATCTTTCCTCTAAGGAATTTGACATATTAGAGCTATTAGGTAAAAATCCTAATAGGGTCTTTAGTAAGGAAGAAATATTTGAGAGAATATGGGGATTAGATTCCTTTGGAGATATATCCACAGTAACAGTTCACATAAGAAAGATAAGAGAAAAAATTGAAGCAGATCCATCTAATCCACAATACATAGAAACACTGTGGGGTCTTGGATATAGAATTAAAGATAAAAATAACTAG
- a CDS encoding efflux RND transporter permease subunit has protein sequence MSNKNEINDKINILGQISNFFVERYRVVYLILIGLLLLGGTAYIGLPRERAPEIELPYVNIMTTYVGASPNEIENLITDEIETKINGLEDIKEITSTSQNSVSSITIEYEIGTDVDKKIQDINNEISKMKSELPEDSDDPIVRKYDIGKSPIMKLNISGDYDLVTLKNIAEDIKDEIEKIDGIQEVDLTGGLDREIHIYIDEGKLKTYNLTTGDIKNAISSSNVDFPGGDIELDDTNYNIRTVGSFEEIEEIENTVIMTKDNVPVKLKDVAEVKDTFEDVESYAQMFERGMSDENETTNTIKLSVKREDDGDIIGPCNEIIALIEGGKGILYPSDVFVSVANNQAVDVQDSLNDVVSNAVSGLLVVIIVLFLFIGLRESIIVSFVIPLSLLCSFILMKNTDMTFNGVSVLALILALGMLVDNAIVIMENIDRIRDEGYDVKTASKVATNQVAPAVMASTLTTMAAFLPMAMMGGIMGQFMKVIPIVVMFSIGSSFIVSLVITPVLCSKLLSKYKKDEKKVSPKIKKLNNILAVVFVFILSMYAFSIDGKIAIITVVLAIIFAGAMFIKRFKMKENTSHEDMAVIKKYSKFMDSVLSSKKKRILVLACAFGVFVASLSTIPMGLLKIKLLPDTDSTTFTIKIETPPGYLLEETGEVVKTVEDLLYKYEEVDNFVSSLGSDSNKAEIDVNLVESDERERTSNEIAAQVRNEIIDIPGAKITIEKQQNGPPTGKPISIELRGDDLDSIEKVASDFKNIVENIKGTQEVFTTLEGGRPELQIEVNKEKAATLGLSVTDVSMQIRNTIQGIKVSELKQNNEETDILIKNYKDEFKTLRDLEKIYITSNKGEKVPFTTVASIKEDIGLSKIEHDDLDRIVTVEGEVEGITSGEVIRQFKKEITDYPLPKGVTVSYGGETQETQESFTELAIDLVIAVLLVFIILAVQFNSLSQPLVILASVPLAVIGVMMGLIITNNNFGMYGFMGLVSLVGIAVNDAIVLVDYTNYLRNSGHSLVDAIREAGKTRFMPVFATSITTIGGILPLAIKNAEYGEMGYALIFGLVASTVLTLVIIPIVYSLLEEFKLYRSNKKKGRVENEEA, from the coding sequence TTGAGCAATAAAAATGAAATAAATGATAAAATAAATATTTTAGGTCAAATATCTAATTTTTTCGTTGAAAGGTATAGGGTAGTTTATTTAATATTAATAGGATTATTATTACTAGGGGGAACTGCCTACATAGGATTACCTAGAGAGAGAGCACCTGAAATTGAACTTCCCTACGTAAATATAATGACTACATATGTGGGAGCATCACCTAATGAGATAGAAAACCTCATTACAGATGAAATAGAAACTAAAATAAATGGATTGGAGGATATAAAAGAGATTACCTCCACATCACAAAATAGTGTGTCTAGTATAACTATAGAATATGAAATTGGAACAGATGTAGATAAGAAAATACAAGATATAAATAATGAAATATCAAAAATGAAAAGTGAATTACCAGAAGATAGTGATGATCCTATAGTTAGAAAATATGACATAGGAAAATCACCAATTATGAAATTAAATATAAGTGGAGATTATGATTTAGTTACTTTAAAAAATATAGCAGAAGATATTAAAGATGAAATAGAAAAGATAGATGGAATACAAGAAGTAGACTTAACAGGTGGACTTGATAGGGAAATACACATATATATTGATGAAGGTAAGTTAAAAACTTATAACCTTACTACTGGTGACATAAAAAATGCTATTTCAAGTTCTAATGTAGATTTTCCAGGTGGAGATATAGAGTTAGATGATACAAATTACAATATAAGAACTGTTGGTTCTTTTGAAGAAATAGAAGAAATAGAGAACACTGTCATAATGACTAAAGATAATGTACCAGTGAAATTAAAAGATGTGGCAGAGGTCAAGGATACTTTTGAAGATGTGGAGTCTTATGCTCAAATGTTTGAAAGAGGCATGTCTGATGAAAATGAGACTACTAATACCATAAAATTATCAGTCAAAAGGGAAGACGATGGAGATATAATTGGACCATGTAACGAGATTATAGCTTTAATTGAAGGTGGAAAAGGAATTTTATATCCATCAGATGTATTTGTAAGTGTGGCTAATAATCAGGCTGTTGATGTACAGGACTCATTAAATGATGTAGTATCTAATGCTGTTTCAGGATTATTAGTAGTAATCATAGTTTTATTCCTGTTCATAGGCCTTAGAGAGTCTATAATAGTATCCTTTGTAATTCCGTTATCCCTATTATGCAGTTTTATTCTTATGAAAAATACAGACATGACCTTTAATGGAGTATCTGTGCTGGCATTAATTTTAGCCTTAGGAATGCTTGTGGATAATGCCATAGTTATAATGGAGAATATAGATAGAATAAGGGATGAAGGATATGATGTAAAGACTGCTTCTAAAGTTGCTACAAACCAGGTGGCGCCAGCAGTAATGGCATCTACCTTAACTACCATGGCAGCTTTCTTACCTATGGCTATGATGGGGGGAATCATGGGACAGTTTATGAAGGTTATCCCCATAGTTGTAATGTTTTCCATAGGTTCATCATTTATAGTGTCCTTAGTAATTACTCCAGTACTTTGTTCTAAGTTATTAAGTAAATACAAGAAGGATGAAAAGAAAGTTAGTCCTAAGATAAAGAAATTAAATAATATATTAGCTGTAGTATTTGTGTTCATACTTTCCATGTATGCATTTAGTATAGATGGAAAAATTGCCATAATAACTGTAGTATTGGCAATTATATTTGCAGGGGCCATGTTTATAAAGCGATTTAAAATGAAAGAAAATACTTCCCATGAAGATATGGCTGTAATCAAGAAATATTCAAAATTCATGGACAGTGTATTAAGTTCTAAGAAAAAGAGAATTTTAGTATTAGCATGTGCATTTGGCGTATTTGTAGCCAGTTTATCAACTATCCCTATGGGATTATTAAAGATTAAGCTATTACCAGATACTGATAGTACTACATTTACTATAAAGATAGAAACACCTCCAGGATACCTTCTAGAGGAAACTGGGGAAGTAGTTAAAACCGTAGAAGATTTATTATATAAATACGAAGAAGTAGATAACTTTGTAAGTTCTTTAGGGAGTGATTCTAATAAAGCTGAAATAGATGTAAACTTAGTTGAATCAGATGAAAGAGAAAGAACTAGTAATGAAATTGCTGCACAAGTTAGGAATGAAATAATAGATATTCCAGGAGCTAAGATTACTATAGAAAAGCAACAAAATGGCCCGCCTACTGGTAAGCCTATTAGTATTGAATTAAGAGGGGATGACCTAGATAGCATTGAAAAAGTGGCAAGTGATTTTAAGAACATTGTAGAGAATATAAAAGGCACCCAAGAAGTATTTACTACTCTTGAAGGAGGTAGACCCGAGCTTCAAATAGAGGTTAATAAGGAGAAGGCTGCCACATTAGGATTGAGTGTAACAGATGTATCTATGCAGATAAGAAATACAATTCAAGGGATAAAGGTATCTGAGCTTAAACAAAACAATGAAGAGACAGATATACTGATAAAAAATTATAAGGATGAATTTAAAACTTTAAGAGATTTAGAAAAGATATATATAACTTCAAATAAGGGTGAAAAAGTACCATTTACTACAGTTGCAAGTATAAAAGAAGACATAGGTTTATCTAAGATAGAACATGATGATTTAGATAGAATAGTAACAGTAGAGGGTGAAGTAGAAGGAATAACTTCAGGAGAAGTTATAAGACAATTTAAAAAAGAAATAACTGATTATCCTCTTCCAAAGGGTGTAACCGTATCTTATGGTGGAGAAACACAGGAGACACAAGAATCCTTTACAGAATTAGCCATAGACTTAGTGATAGCTGTATTACTAGTATTTATCATACTAGCAGTACAATTTAACTCCCTATCTCAACCATTAGTAATATTAGCATCTGTACCATTAGCTGTAATAGGAGTAATGATGGGGCTTATAATAACTAACAATAACTTTGGTATGTATGGATTTATGGGATTAGTATCCCTTGTAGGTATAGCAGTTAATGATGCTATAGTACTGGTTGATTACACTAACTATTTAAGAAATAGTGGACACAGCCTAGTAGATGCTATTAGGGAAGCAGGAAAGACTAGATTTATGCCAGTATTTGCAACGTCAATAACTACTATAGGTGGAATATTACCCCTAGCTATAAAGAATGCTGAATATGGAGAAATGGGTTATGCCTTAATATTTGGATTAGTTGCGTCTACTGTATTGACTTTAGTAATAATTCCAATAGTGTATTCTTTATTAGAGGAATTTAAACTATATAGGTCAAATAAGAAAAAGGGGAGAGTAGAAAATGAAGAAGCTTAA
- a CDS encoding efflux RND transporter periplasmic adaptor subunit codes for MKKLKMCAMIALTIGLVFSVTGCGKKEAAAQVAQKKVVPVEVMELGTSTVTEEYNSFGKTFALEETTVAAKTKGEIKNINFNVGDKVSKGSVLYTVDSDTIVNNYDMKISSLEKNIKDLELKYNDTLRTYNNTKMLYENKAASKNDLDNAESSFNQIKLSLDQSRRDLELNKRDRELSVGNTIVKSPINGIVAEKNVEVGEMAGNADFKIVNLNRITIKVNVAENVVNRINEGDNVDVYIESLNENYNGTITSISPIGTGNNSTYPVEIEVVNEGSKIRTGMFAKANFNIANLQDQIQVPKKSILKAQDEDYVYIVDAETNMPKKTVVETGIVNNGLVQVKNGLKAGDKLVVKGQEYVDEKSEVKIVN; via the coding sequence ATGAAGAAGCTTAAGATGTGTGCAATGATCGCATTAACTATAGGATTAGTATTTAGTGTCACAGGTTGTGGAAAAAAAGAAGCAGCGGCACAGGTTGCTCAGAAGAAAGTTGTACCAGTGGAAGTAATGGAATTAGGAACGTCTACAGTTACAGAAGAATATAATTCCTTTGGAAAGACATTTGCCTTAGAAGAAACTACTGTGGCAGCTAAGACTAAAGGTGAAATAAAGAATATAAACTTTAATGTGGGAGACAAAGTAAGCAAAGGAAGTGTTTTATATACTGTAGATAGTGATACTATTGTAAATAATTATGATATGAAAATAAGCTCTTTGGAAAAAAACATTAAAGATTTAGAGCTAAAGTATAATGATACCCTTAGAACTTACAATAACACTAAGATGTTATATGAAAATAAAGCAGCGTCAAAAAATGATTTAGATAATGCAGAATCTAGTTTTAATCAAATTAAATTAAGCTTAGATCAGTCTAGAAGAGATTTAGAATTAAATAAAAGGGACAGAGAGCTATCCGTTGGAAATACCATAGTTAAAAGTCCTATAAATGGTATTGTGGCTGAGAAGAATGTGGAAGTTGGAGAAATGGCAGGCAATGCTGACTTTAAAATAGTGAACTTAAATAGGATAACTATTAAAGTTAATGTGGCAGAAAATGTAGTAAACAGAATTAATGAGGGAGACAATGTGGACGTATATATAGAATCGTTAAATGAAAACTATAATGGAACAATAACTTCCATAAGTCCTATAGGAACGGGAAATAACTCCACATATCCTGTGGAAATAGAAGTTGTAAATGAAGGATCTAAAATAAGAACGGGAATGTTTGCAAAAGCTAATTTTAATATAGCAAATCTTCAGGACCAAATTCAAGTACCTAAGAAATCAATCTTAAAAGCTCAGGATGAAGATTATGTATATATAGTAGATGCGGAAACTAATATGCCTAAAAAAACAGTTGTGGAGACAGGAATAGTAAACAACGGATTAGTCCAAGTTAAAAATGGATTAAAGGCAGGAGATAAATTAGTTGTAAAAGGTCAAGAATATGTGGATGAAAAAAGTGAAGTTAAAATAGTAAACTAA